The genomic segment TGAAGTGGTCCCGGCGTGGATTTAAAGttaattttctctttattttttgacatttttgaaaTGACCCAATACAAGGCTTTTGGGGGTTGGGGGTTCTACCACACTTGAATTTGGATGAGACCAGGAATACACACTGGGCAGATTGCTAGTGTACCCACAgggataacacagagacagagaaacgttcacactcacattcccacctacaGCCAAtctagaataaaaaaataagcccTTTGCTGTACCTAGAGAACCTATGGAAGCCCAGTTAGGCAAACATGAAAAGATTAtaatctgtttttctgtttgaaaaCTTAATTAGAACTTGCAGATATTGTTTGCAAATTGTGTGAGAATGTTCCTGGCTAGCTATCTTTGTTTATAAGGTAGATATGGTAACATagccaggggtgcacataagtggtccgcaggtgcgcattcgctgtcaaaataaaagacgcgcaccagataagaagttgcaacgcgcatttgcgtacataagattttctggaggaggacagacgtTTGTTTAggactcttaaagatgtcgaagaagcaagctcctttaagcaattactttggtgttcctccacatccaaaaaaatgtcaggagtccgaaccgcaaaagaagcgcgtattctcggaaaagtgattgcaggaggtgagctggcttcaaacaaatgatgaatgcacagagatgtggtgcagaatatgccgtgaaaatcccactctagcggacagaaacagtgccttttatatgtacgcaaacgcgcgttgcaacttcttatttAGTGcgcatcttttattttgacagcgaatgcgcacctgcggaccacttatgtgcacccctgaacATAGCACTACATTTAcactctgtttttaaaaataaccttcttcattcttcttcttcatcttcagtAACTTGATTTTGAATTTCAGATGAAGGTGTTCTGCTGTTGCATTGCTTTCCTGCTGCTCATCTTTATTCCCAGATCCTGTGAAGGAGGCAACATCTTGGTATATCCTTCTGAGGGCAGCCACTGGATAAACATGGAAATTCTACTAAAGGCTTTGCACTCTAGAGGACACAATATCACCATTCTGCGTTCTAGTAAAAGCTGGTACATAAAAGATAACTCATCTTATTACAGTGCCTTTACAGTTCCAGTGGAAAATACTTTGGATCAGACGTTCATCACAAGAATTGTTGCTGAGATCATAGAGTTTGAACGAGGAGCCCTCCCGTTGACAAGCTTTCTCCACATGAGTGTAGGGATGTTCAGCACATTTATTGATGCCCACAAAGGTGTAGGTGCAGTAGTAACAGCAATGCTAGATGACAAACAGTTGATGAGAAAATTGAAAGACAGCAAGTTTGACCTGTTACTCGCTGACCCCTGCTGGGGTGGTGCAATCATTCTGGCCAAATATTTGAACCTTCCTTTGGTTTATAATGTTCGCTGGCTTATAGCTACAGAGGCTCATTTTTCCATAGCCCCGTCACCATTGTCTTATATTCCTATAACAGGAACCGGGAATATTGACAAGATGACTTTTTTGCAGAGAGTTAAAAACATGCTTTTGCACATAATAACCCAAATACAAAATGAGCTCTTAGTTAGACTAGTATACCAGAAAATAACTGACAAATATCTTGGGCCTGGTTATGATTTCAAAGACTTAATGATCGATGCAGACATTTGGCTGATGAGAGTGGACTTTGTGTTTGAGTACCCACGTCCCACAATGCCTAATGTTGTTTATATCGGAGGGTTCCAGTGCAAACCTGCTAAACCTCTGCCTCAGCACTTGGAGGACTTTGTGCAGAGTTCTGGAGAGCATGGCTTCATCCTCATGTCTCTGGGGACTTTTATAAGTGAACTTCCTGCTgatataacaaaagagatcgCTGCAGCTTTTGCTAAACTACCACAGAAAGTGATCTGGAAGTATAAAGGTAGTAAACCAGCCACTCTGGGTAATAACACTTTACTGGTGGACTGGATGCCACAGAATGACCTTTTAGGACatccaaaaagaaaactgtttgtGGCACATGGAGGAACAAATGGAGTCCAAGAAGCCCTGTATCATGGAGTCCCAGTTGTGGGTATACCTGTGTTTTTTGACCAATATGACAACCTGCTACGTCTGAAAGAGAGAGGGGGCGCT from the Oreochromis niloticus isolate F11D_XX linkage group LG1, O_niloticus_UMD_NMBU, whole genome shotgun sequence genome contains:
- the LOC100708305 gene encoding UDP-glucuronosyltransferase 2C1, yielding MKVFCCCIAFLLLIFIPRSCEGGNILVYPSEGSHWINMEILLKALHSRGHNITILRSSKSWYIKDNSSYYSAFTVPVENTLDQTFITRIVAEIIEFERGALPLTSFLHMSVGMFSTFIDAHKGVGAVVTAMLDDKQLMRKLKDSKFDLLLADPCWGGAIILAKYLNLPLVYNVRWLIATEAHFSIAPSPLSYIPITGTGNIDKMTFLQRVKNMLLHIITQIQNELLVRLVYQKITDKYLGPGYDFKDLMIDADIWLMRVDFVFEYPRPTMPNVVYIGGFQCKPAKPLPQHLEDFVQSSGEHGFILMSLGTFISELPADITKEIAAAFAKLPQKVIWKYKGSKPATLGNNTLLVDWMPQNDLLGHPKRKLFVAHGGTNGVQEALYHGVPVVGIPVFFDQYDNLLRLKERGGAKILTLATVDKDSNFLKAIEEVLNDPSYRANMQRLSRLHRDKPVMPLDNALFWIEFVMRHKGAAHLKAESYRMPWYSYHSVDVVLFLAGAMLLVLLTTFYLIRCIYTGMSKYKVKHD